From Apium graveolens cultivar Ventura chromosome 9, ASM990537v1, whole genome shotgun sequence, the proteins below share one genomic window:
- the LOC141682876 gene encoding uncharacterized protein At4g22758: MSLRDHRKKLPANRKPKLPQPSSSSSYRSTTTLRPRRILKSSHVLKRCNSDPLLGNSLFNDNPRTEDHRSLASTSELVIFRGQTCADIFCPGENSLVQSPPKFEGYNRDAKVVVNVTVEGSPGPVRAMLKLGSTVEETIRLVVNKYGEEGRSPHLDKHAASSFELHSSHFSLQSLNKSDMIGEAGSRSFYLRKSSSTRTGESASSSFIQDIVCVNNGPRPPHFLFLPAFITRRIDKFIRRTKKLWKIMGCIPSSG, encoded by the exons ATGTCACTAAGAGATCACCGGAAAAAACTTCCGGCCAACCGGAAACCTAAACTACCACAACCATCTTCCTCATCTTCTTACCGCTCCACAACTACACTTAGGCCACGTAGAATATTAAAATCGTCGCATGTTCTTAAGAGGTGCaactctgatcctttacttgGAAATAGTTTATTTAATGATAATCCTCGTACCGAGGATCATCGTAGTTTGGCGTCGACGTCGGAGTTGGTGATTTTCCGGGGTCAGACTTGTGCGGATATATTTTGTCCGGGGGAGAACTCGTTGGTTCAATCTCCTCCAAAATTTGAG GGGTACAACAGGGATGCGAAGGTTGTGGTTAATGTTACAGTTGAGGGAAGTCCTGGACCAGTCCGGGCAATGCTGAAATTGGGATCGACTGTAGAAGAGACGATAAGGCTTGTGGTGAACAAGTATGGTGAAGAAGGCCGGAGTCCTCATCTTGATAAACATGCTGCATCAAGTTTTGAGTTGCATTCTTCACATTTCAGCCTTCAAA GTTTAAATAAGTCAGATATGATTGGGGAGGCAGGTAGCAGGAGCTTCTATCTTCGAAAGAGCAGTAGTACCAGGACAGGAGAATCTGCATCTTCCTCGTTTATCCAGGACATTGTTTGTGTTAACAACGGTCCTCGTCCACCTCACTTTCTTTTTCTCCCAGCCTTCATCACTAGAAGAATAGACAAATTTATAAGAAGAACAAAAAAGCTGTGGAAAATCATGGGGTGCATACCAAGCAGCGGATAA